Proteins encoded together in one Schumannella luteola window:
- a CDS encoding helix-turn-helix domain-containing protein, with protein MLDSLTIGRRIRDTRLARGMTLEQLATAIDRAPSQLSVIENGKRELRLAELQRLARALGASLDELLSPEPPTRRAALEIALERAQRGPLFGSLGLAALPIRKSLSDAAIETILGLHDELQRVHEQRAATPEEARRANGELRAEQRRLGNHFPELEARAAELLEAVGHAGGPLSQRTAGELAAHLGFTLHHVSDLPASTRSVTDLENHRIYLGTRQSADPRTTLLQALAAHVLGKPEPRDYAELLRQRVETNYLAGALLIPEASAVPLLTTAKEERSLSVEDLRDAFATSYETAAHRFTNLATRHLGIPVHFLKVHSSGAISKAYENDGAAFPTDALGAVEGQYVCRFWSARQVFDVEDRFSPYHQYTDKPNGTYWCTSSIQSGSGGSFSVSVGTPFAHVKWFRGRDTTVRKTSGCPDPSCCRQPPAELTSRWETKAWPSARLNSSLLAAMPTGTFTGVDTTEVYRFLESHSPA; from the coding sequence ATGCTCGATTCGCTGACGATCGGCCGCCGCATCCGCGACACCCGCCTCGCGCGCGGGATGACGCTGGAGCAGCTCGCGACCGCGATCGACCGCGCCCCCTCGCAGCTCTCGGTCATCGAGAACGGCAAGCGCGAACTGCGCCTCGCCGAGCTGCAGCGGCTGGCCCGCGCACTCGGCGCCTCGCTCGACGAGCTGCTCAGCCCCGAGCCGCCGACGCGCCGAGCGGCCCTCGAGATCGCGCTCGAGCGGGCGCAGCGCGGGCCGCTGTTCGGCTCGCTCGGGCTCGCCGCGCTGCCGATCCGCAAGTCGCTCAGCGACGCCGCGATCGAGACGATCCTCGGCCTGCACGACGAGCTGCAGCGCGTGCACGAGCAGCGCGCCGCCACCCCGGAGGAGGCGCGGCGGGCCAACGGCGAGCTGCGTGCCGAGCAGCGCAGGCTCGGCAACCACTTCCCCGAGCTCGAGGCGCGCGCCGCCGAGCTGCTGGAGGCGGTCGGCCACGCCGGCGGACCGCTGTCGCAGCGCACGGCCGGCGAGCTGGCCGCCCACCTCGGCTTCACGCTGCACCACGTCAGCGACCTGCCCGCATCCACCCGCAGCGTCACCGACCTCGAGAACCACCGCATCTATCTCGGCACCCGGCAGAGCGCCGACCCGCGCACGACCCTGCTGCAGGCGCTCGCCGCGCATGTGCTCGGCAAGCCCGAGCCTCGCGACTACGCCGAGCTGCTGCGGCAGCGGGTCGAGACGAACTACCTCGCCGGCGCGCTGCTCATCCCCGAGGCGAGCGCGGTGCCGCTGCTGACCACGGCGAAGGAGGAGCGCTCGCTCTCGGTCGAAGACCTGCGGGATGCCTTCGCCACCAGCTACGAGACGGCCGCGCACCGCTTCACGAACCTCGCGACGCGGCACCTGGGCATCCCCGTGCACTTCCTCAAGGTGCACAGCTCGGGCGCGATCTCGAAGGCCTATGAGAACGACGGCGCCGCCTTCCCGACGGATGCGCTCGGCGCGGTCGAGGGTCAGTACGTCTGCCGCTTCTGGAGCGCGCGGCAGGTCTTCGACGTCGAGGACCGCTTCAGCCCGTACCACCAGTACACCGACAAGCCCAACGGCACGTACTGGTGCACCTCGAGCATCCAGTCGGGCTCGGGCGGGTCGTTCTCGGTGAGCGTCGGCACGCCGTTCGCGCACGTGAAGTGGTTCCGCGGGCGCGACACCACGGTGCGCAAGACGAGTGGATGCCCCGACCCGTCGTGCTGCCGCCAGCCGCCGGCCGAGCTCACCTCGCGCTGGGAGACGAAGGCCTGGCCGAGCGCGCGGCTCAACAGCTCGCTGCTCGCGGCGATGCCGACCGGCACCTTCACGGGCGTCGACACGACCGAGGTCTACCGCTTCCTGGAGTCGCACTCGCCCGCCTGA
- a CDS encoding GntR family transcriptional regulator has translation MLGIDPRSAVPPFEQLRLQLMSQITSGELTAGARLPTVRRLAEDLGIAPNTVARCYRELEASGVIETRGRNGTVVAWSPDSADREIEQAARGFADRVRALGGDPVRALELARAALGGA, from the coding sequence ATGTTGGGCATCGACCCGCGGTCGGCCGTGCCGCCTTTCGAGCAGCTGCGGCTGCAGCTCATGTCGCAGATCACCTCCGGGGAGCTGACCGCCGGGGCCCGGCTTCCTACCGTGCGGCGCCTCGCCGAAGACCTCGGCATCGCGCCGAACACGGTCGCCCGCTGCTACCGCGAGCTCGAGGCCTCGGGCGTGATCGAGACCCGCGGACGCAACGGCACGGTGGTCGCCTGGTCGCCCGACAGCGCCGACCGCGAGATCGAGCAGGCCGCCCGCGGCTTCGCCGACCGGGTGCGCGCCCTCGGCGGCGATCCGGTGCGCGCGCTCGAACTCGCCCGCGCCGCCCTCGGCGGAGCCTGA
- a CDS encoding amino acid ABC transporter ATP-binding protein — MSPTPDSGAAPLLRTTGLRKSFGSLEVLKGIDLAVPRGRVLVLIGPSGSGKTTVLRSLNALEVPDAGVLELEGQALDFAAPASKKERRRQRETLRDASGMVFQHYNLFPHRTVLQNVTEGPIVVQGRPRADVEAEALELLERVGLGDKRDAYPFQLSGGQQQRVGIVRALALKPKLLLFDEPTSALDPEIVGDVLVIMKQLAEEGWTMVVVTHELGFAREVADEVLFLDGGVIVERGAPEQLLRDPQQPRTRAFLDRLLRPLD; from the coding sequence ATGTCGCCCACGCCTGACTCCGGCGCCGCCCCGCTGCTGCGCACGACCGGCCTGCGCAAGTCGTTCGGGTCGCTCGAGGTGCTGAAGGGCATCGACCTGGCCGTGCCGCGCGGCCGTGTGCTCGTGCTGATCGGGCCGTCCGGCTCGGGCAAGACGACCGTGCTGCGTTCGCTGAACGCGCTCGAAGTGCCGGATGCGGGCGTGCTCGAGCTGGAAGGCCAGGCGCTCGATTTCGCGGCCCCGGCCTCCAAGAAGGAGCGCCGGCGGCAGCGGGAGACCCTGCGCGATGCGTCGGGCATGGTGTTCCAGCACTACAACCTGTTCCCGCACCGCACGGTGCTGCAGAACGTGACCGAGGGCCCGATCGTCGTGCAGGGGCGTCCGCGCGCGGACGTCGAGGCGGAGGCGCTCGAGCTGCTCGAGCGCGTCGGGCTCGGCGACAAGCGCGACGCCTACCCCTTCCAGCTCTCGGGCGGGCAGCAGCAGCGCGTCGGCATCGTGCGCGCGCTCGCGCTCAAGCCGAAGCTGCTGCTCTTCGACGAGCCGACCAGCGCGCTCGACCCCGAGATCGTCGGCGACGTGCTGGTGATCATGAAGCAGCTCGCCGAGGAGGGCTGGACGATGGTCGTCGTCACGCACGAGCTCGGCTTCGCCCGCGAGGTGGCGGATGAGGTGCTCTTCCTCGACGGCGGCGTGATCGTCGAGCGCGGCGCGCCCGAGCAGCTGCTGCGCGATCCGCAGCAGCCCCGCACGCGCGCCTTTCTCGACCGGCTGCTGCGCCCGCTCGACTGA
- a CDS encoding amino acid ABC transporter substrate-binding protein, which translates to MRTRIRVRHLLVAATATAALLLAGCSTAGSGSGDSAGASASPKAGRSLEQVQKAGELVIATEGTYRPFSYHESGSGPLTGYDVEVATAVAEKLGVKAKFQETQFDAIFAGLDAGRFDVIANQISVNAEREKKYDFSTPYSVSPGAVIVRSDSDITGLADLKGKTTAQSLTSNWYQVAQDAGANVEQVEGWAQALELLKQSRVDATVNDKLTFLDAKKNGETDGLKIAADTDDVSKSAITLRKGSDTLTAAIDKALAELAADGTLAKLGEKYFGQDISK; encoded by the coding sequence ATGCGCACCCGCATCCGCGTCCGCCACCTGCTCGTCGCCGCCACGGCGACCGCCGCCCTGCTGCTCGCGGGCTGCTCGACCGCCGGATCCGGCTCGGGCGACAGCGCCGGCGCCTCCGCCTCGCCGAAGGCCGGCCGCTCGCTCGAGCAGGTGCAGAAGGCCGGCGAGCTGGTCATCGCCACCGAGGGCACCTACCGCCCCTTCAGCTACCACGAGAGCGGCTCGGGCCCGCTGACCGGCTACGACGTCGAGGTCGCGACCGCCGTCGCCGAGAAGCTCGGCGTGAAGGCAAAGTTCCAGGAGACGCAGTTCGACGCGATCTTCGCCGGTCTGGATGCGGGCCGCTTCGACGTGATCGCGAACCAGATCTCGGTCAACGCCGAGCGCGAGAAGAAGTACGACTTCAGCACCCCCTACTCGGTGTCGCCCGGCGCGGTCATCGTGCGCAGCGACAGCGACATCACCGGTCTCGCCGACCTCAAGGGCAAGACGACCGCCCAGTCGCTGACCAGCAACTGGTACCAGGTCGCGCAGGATGCCGGCGCGAACGTCGAGCAGGTCGAGGGCTGGGCGCAGGCGCTCGAGCTGCTCAAGCAGAGCCGCGTCGACGCGACCGTCAATGACAAGCTGACCTTCCTCGACGCGAAGAAGAACGGCGAGACGGATGGGCTGAAGATCGCCGCCGACACCGACGACGTCTCGAAGAGCGCGATCACGCTGCGCAAGGGCAGCGACACCCTGACCGCCGCGATCGACAAGGCGCTGGCTGAGCTGGCCGCCGACGGCACGCTCGCGAAGCTCGGCGAGAAGTACTTCGGGCAGGACATCAGCAAGTAA
- a CDS encoding proline dehydrogenase family protein → MSSPAPQGVAPDPANQALPTADEVVALVQRWLDASRDAAADPKNDKHAARLAGLLKDPDGLGFTLGFVDRVVRPEDLRVAGRELETLSHDIPAFLPWYQRAAVSVGGAFAPLLPWPIIPIARRVLRGMVGHLVIDATPKSLDKVIHELRADGTRLNINLLGEAVLGEREADARLTGTIDLLGRDDVDYVSVKVSAVASQLSMWGFDETVDRVVARLNPLYGAAVRSASPKFINLDMEEYRDLDLTIAVFTRLLEQPGMQRFEAGIVLQAYLPDSLAALQQLSAWARARVAAGGAPIKVRIVKGANLAMEQVDARIHGWPQATWGSKQHTDTHYKRMLTWALTPERSAAVRIGVAGHNLFDVAFAHLLAERRGVSDRVDFEMLLGMATAQAQAVRQDVGDLLLYTPVVDPAQFDSAISYLVRRLEENASPENFMASVFELDSSAEAFGREETRFRTSLAALHPTLDAVPRPSRTQDRSHPVIPSTPEAFRNEPDTDPALAANRDWGRSVLARARDSRLGVDTIEAARLTGSQQLEELLVAARSAGHRWGATPASTRADALERIGEVLVAMRGRLIEVMASETGKTIAEADVEVSEAIDFARWYAARARELGAVDGARHVPDVVTLAAPPWNFPLAIPTGSVLAPLAAGSAVVLKPAPQARRTGAVLAEAIWEAGIPRDLLSLVDLDEERFGRSLVTAPEIDRVILTGSIETAELFRSWRPNLPIVAETSGKNAIVITPSADLDLAVGDLVKSAFGHAGQKCSAASLGILVGSVATSPRFLRQLEDAVRSLVVGPGTDPSTSVGPVIEPVSGKLERALTTLAPGESWLVEPKQLDDEGRLWSPGVRTGVKPGSEFHLTEYFGPVLGLMAASSLDEAISWQNATDYGLTAGIHSLEPAEVDAWLEGVQAGNLYVNRGITGAIVRRQPFGGWKRSRVGTGAKAGGPNMLLGLGSWVPAGSGDGAAAGTGGAAGSDAAARADGADSGAMDATGRAASGGAGGADGASGATPGSREPGALTLIVNSRLTRGSAGGGVVPAADSADSASGARSGVGAGAADGEGAGAGAGAGAGAGAPGEGDVPTPVRGESLATPIGGPTAVRRNRVDDSLSLDGLDERVRAAIEGAQSGLDYDGFALVRRAALSDQAAWDAEFGGARDSARLGVERNVLRYRPTPVVIRLAEGGSLAEAVRVIVAGVRARSRLTISSAVPLPSGLRPLITGDAPLLRVDQVITETDAAFAGRLATQVDQARGMRIRLIAGADGAAALGAVSAQGGAVAAQLGAGAGVGSPARPAASSSASRTAVANALGTALGGSPDVAIWSGPVTTAGRIELLPFLLEQAVSITAHRFGTPAPGMAALQL, encoded by the coding sequence ATGTCGAGTCCCGCCCCCCAGGGAGTCGCCCCCGATCCGGCGAACCAGGCTCTGCCGACCGCCGACGAGGTCGTCGCCCTCGTGCAGCGCTGGCTCGATGCGAGCCGCGACGCCGCCGCCGATCCGAAGAACGACAAGCACGCGGCCCGCCTCGCCGGGTTGCTGAAGGATCCGGACGGCCTCGGCTTCACCCTCGGCTTCGTCGACCGGGTCGTGCGCCCCGAAGACCTGCGCGTCGCGGGCCGCGAGCTCGAGACGCTCTCGCACGACATCCCCGCGTTCCTGCCCTGGTATCAGCGCGCCGCCGTCAGCGTCGGCGGCGCCTTCGCCCCATTGCTGCCGTGGCCGATCATCCCCATCGCCCGCCGGGTGCTGCGCGGAATGGTCGGGCACCTCGTGATCGATGCGACGCCGAAGTCGCTCGACAAGGTCATCCACGAGCTGCGCGCGGACGGCACCCGCCTCAACATCAACCTGCTCGGCGAGGCCGTGCTGGGCGAGAGGGAGGCGGATGCGCGCCTCACCGGCACGATCGACCTGCTCGGCCGCGACGACGTCGACTACGTCTCGGTCAAGGTCTCGGCCGTCGCCAGCCAGCTGTCGATGTGGGGCTTCGACGAGACCGTCGACCGGGTCGTCGCGCGCCTGAACCCGCTCTACGGCGCGGCGGTGCGCAGCGCATCCCCCAAGTTCATCAACCTCGACATGGAGGAGTACCGCGATCTCGACCTGACGATCGCGGTGTTCACGCGCCTGCTCGAGCAGCCCGGCATGCAGCGCTTCGAGGCGGGCATCGTGCTGCAGGCCTACCTGCCCGACTCGCTCGCCGCCCTGCAGCAGCTCAGCGCCTGGGCTCGGGCGCGGGTCGCCGCCGGCGGGGCGCCGATCAAGGTGCGCATCGTCAAGGGCGCGAACCTGGCGATGGAGCAGGTGGATGCGCGCATCCACGGCTGGCCGCAGGCGACCTGGGGCTCCAAGCAGCACACCGACACCCACTACAAGCGGATGCTGACCTGGGCGCTGACGCCCGAGCGCTCCGCGGCGGTGCGCATCGGCGTCGCCGGGCACAACCTCTTCGACGTCGCCTTCGCGCACCTGCTCGCCGAGCGGCGCGGAGTGAGCGACCGCGTCGACTTCGAGATGCTGCTCGGCATGGCGACCGCGCAGGCGCAGGCCGTGCGCCAGGACGTCGGCGACCTGCTGCTCTACACGCCCGTCGTCGACCCGGCCCAGTTCGACTCGGCCATCAGCTACCTCGTGCGCCGCCTCGAGGAGAACGCCTCGCCCGAGAACTTCATGGCGTCGGTGTTCGAGCTCGACAGCTCGGCCGAGGCCTTCGGGCGCGAGGAGACGCGCTTCCGCACCTCGCTCGCCGCGCTGCATCCGACGCTGGATGCGGTGCCGCGCCCGAGCCGCACGCAGGATCGCTCGCACCCCGTGATCCCGTCGACGCCCGAGGCGTTCCGCAACGAGCCCGACACCGATCCGGCGCTCGCCGCCAACCGCGACTGGGGCCGCTCGGTGCTCGCCCGCGCTCGTGACTCCCGGCTCGGCGTCGACACGATCGAGGCCGCCCGCCTGACCGGATCGCAGCAGCTCGAGGAGCTGCTCGTCGCCGCCCGCTCGGCCGGCCACCGCTGGGGCGCGACCCCGGCATCCACGCGCGCCGACGCGCTCGAGCGCATCGGCGAGGTGCTCGTCGCGATGCGCGGCCGCCTGATCGAGGTCATGGCGAGCGAGACCGGCAAGACGATCGCCGAGGCGGATGTCGAGGTCAGCGAGGCGATCGACTTCGCCCGCTGGTACGCGGCGCGCGCCCGCGAGCTCGGCGCGGTCGACGGCGCTCGGCACGTTCCCGACGTGGTGACGCTCGCGGCGCCGCCGTGGAACTTCCCGCTCGCGATCCCGACCGGCTCGGTGCTCGCGCCGCTCGCCGCCGGCAGCGCGGTCGTGCTCAAGCCCGCACCGCAGGCCCGCCGCACCGGTGCGGTGCTCGCCGAGGCGATCTGGGAGGCCGGCATCCCGCGCGACCTGCTCAGCCTCGTCGACCTGGATGAGGAGCGCTTCGGCCGCTCGCTCGTGACCGCTCCCGAGATCGACCGCGTCATCCTCACCGGCTCGATCGAGACGGCGGAGCTGTTCCGCTCGTGGCGGCCCAACCTGCCGATCGTCGCCGAGACGAGCGGCAAGAACGCGATCGTCATCACGCCGTCGGCCGACCTCGACCTCGCCGTCGGCGACCTCGTGAAGAGCGCCTTCGGCCATGCCGGGCAGAAGTGCTCGGCGGCATCGCTCGGCATCCTCGTCGGCTCGGTCGCGACGTCGCCGCGCTTCCTGCGGCAGCTCGAGGATGCGGTGCGCAGCCTCGTCGTCGGCCCCGGCACCGACCCGTCGACGAGCGTCGGCCCGGTCATCGAGCCGGTGTCGGGCAAGCTCGAGCGCGCCCTCACGACGCTCGCGCCGGGGGAGTCGTGGCTGGTCGAGCCGAAGCAGCTGGACGACGAGGGGCGCCTCTGGTCGCCCGGCGTGCGCACCGGCGTCAAGCCCGGCAGCGAGTTCCACCTCACCGAGTACTTCGGGCCCGTGCTCGGGCTCATGGCCGCATCGTCGCTCGACGAGGCGATCAGCTGGCAGAACGCGACCGACTACGGGTTGACGGCGGGCATCCACTCGCTCGAGCCGGCCGAGGTGGATGCCTGGCTCGAGGGCGTGCAGGCCGGCAACCTCTACGTGAACCGCGGCATCACCGGGGCGATCGTGCGGCGGCAGCCCTTCGGCGGCTGGAAGCGCTCGCGCGTCGGCACCGGCGCGAAGGCGGGCGGGCCGAACATGCTGCTGGGGCTGGGTTCGTGGGTGCCGGCGGGTTCCGGTGATGGTGCCGCGGCGGGCACGGGTGGTGCTGCAGGGTCGGACGCGGCGGCTCGCGCGGACGGGGCCGACAGCGGAGCAATGGATGCGACGGGTCGCGCGGCGAGCGGCGGCGCGGGCGGGGCGGATGGCGCGTCGGGTGCGACGCCCGGCTCGCGTGAGCCAGGAGCGCTGACTCTGATCGTCAACAGCCGGCTGACTCGGGGGAGCGCGGGCGGCGGCGTCGTGCCGGCCGCGGATTCCGCGGATTCTGCCTCAGGCGCTCGATCCGGTGTCGGTGCCGGCGCGGCTGATGGCGAGGGTGCTGGTGCTGGTGCTGGTGCTGGTGCTGGTGCGGGTGCGCCCGGCGAAGGCGACGTGCCCACGCCCGTGCGCGGCGAGAGCCTCGCGACGCCGATCGGCGGACCGACCGCCGTGCGCCGCAACCGCGTCGACGACTCGCTCTCGCTCGACGGACTCGACGAGCGCGTGCGCGCCGCGATCGAGGGCGCCCAGTCGGGCCTCGACTACGACGGCTTCGCACTCGTGCGCCGCGCGGCGCTGAGCGACCAGGCCGCGTGGGATGCCGAGTTCGGCGGAGCCCGCGACTCGGCCCGGCTCGGCGTCGAGCGCAACGTGCTGCGGTACCGCCCGACGCCCGTCGTCATCCGCCTCGCCGAAGGCGGTTCGCTCGCCGAGGCCGTGCGCGTGATCGTCGCCGGCGTGCGCGCCCGCTCGCGCCTCACGATCAGCTCGGCCGTGCCGCTGCCGAGCGGGCTGCGTCCGCTCATCACCGGCGACGCCCCGCTGCTGCGGGTCGACCAGGTGATCACCGAGACGGATGCCGCCTTCGCCGGCCGGCTCGCGACGCAGGTCGACCAGGCGCGGGGGATGCGCATCCGCCTCATCGCCGGAGCCGACGGCGCCGCCGCGCTCGGCGCTGTGTCAGCGCAAGGCGGTGCCGTGGCGGCGCAGCTTGGTGCTGGTGCTGGTGTCGGCAGCCCCGCCCGTCCCGCCGCCTCGAGCTCGGCATCCCGCACCGCCGTCGCGAACGCGCTCGGCACGGCGCTCGGCGGCTCGCCCGACGTGGCGATCTGGTCGGGGCCGGTCACGACCGCGGGACGCATCGAGCTGCTGCCGTTCCTGCTCGAACAGGCGGTCTCGATCACGGCGCACCGCTTCGGGACCCCCGCCCCCGGCATGGCCGCACTGCAGCTCTGA
- a CDS encoding amino acid ABC transporter permease, whose amino-acid sequence MDWNLLVSSLGPLWGGALLGTIPLSLASFALGLVLALLLALARMSSIVPLAALARLIISIVRGTPMLVQLFVIFYGLPSIGVVLPPWPSAIIALSINVGGYAAEVIRAAILSVPAGQWEAGYTVGMSRVTTLRRVILPQAARVSVPPLSNTFISLVKDTSLAATILVTELFREAQRIAAFSNEFMLIYIEAAAIYWIICLVLSTAQGRIEKRLDRYVAHA is encoded by the coding sequence ATGGACTGGAACCTGCTCGTCAGCTCTCTCGGTCCGCTCTGGGGCGGGGCGCTGCTCGGCACGATCCCGCTCTCGCTCGCGTCGTTCGCGCTGGGCCTCGTGCTCGCGCTGCTGCTCGCCCTCGCGCGCATGTCGAGCATCGTGCCCCTCGCGGCACTCGCCCGGCTGATCATCTCGATCGTGCGCGGCACCCCGATGCTCGTGCAGCTGTTCGTGATCTTCTACGGCCTGCCCTCGATCGGCGTCGTGCTGCCGCCGTGGCCGAGCGCGATCATCGCCCTGTCGATCAACGTGGGCGGCTACGCGGCCGAGGTGATCCGAGCCGCGATCCTGTCGGTTCCGGCCGGGCAGTGGGAGGCCGGGTACACGGTCGGGATGTCGCGAGTCACGACCCTGCGCCGGGTGATCCTGCCGCAGGCGGCGCGCGTCTCGGTGCCGCCGCTGTCGAACACCTTCATCAGCCTCGTGAAGGACACCTCGCTCGCGGCGACGATCCTGGTGACGGAGCTGTTCCGCGAGGCGCAGCGCATCGCCGCCTTCAGCAACGAGTTCATGCTGATCTACATCGAGGCGGCCGCGATCTACTGGATCATCTGCCTCGTGCTGTCGACCGCGCAGGGACGCATCGAGAAGAGGCTGGATCGCTATGTCGCCCACGCCTGA
- a CDS encoding thioesterase family protein, whose product MNLWFRLLRLRLTMKRRSRLTAFDVGRIRMRVWPRDLDQLGHMNNGVYLTIMDLGRYDLNLRSGLWPALMKAGIYPVVGAQTITYRRSLKPWQLFDLETRLIGFDDRSVYCEQRFVVDGEICAQAVVRARFLQRTGGTVSMDELGAALGEDVHSLPAPEWAIRWAADTALPSNRRPAPSVWA is encoded by the coding sequence GTGAATCTCTGGTTCCGGCTGCTGCGTCTGCGGCTCACGATGAAGCGTCGCTCCCGACTGACGGCCTTCGATGTGGGTCGCATCCGGATGCGCGTCTGGCCTCGCGACCTCGACCAGCTCGGGCACATGAACAACGGCGTGTACCTGACGATCATGGATCTCGGCCGCTACGACCTGAACCTGCGCTCCGGGCTCTGGCCGGCGCTCATGAAGGCCGGCATCTACCCGGTCGTCGGCGCGCAGACCATCACCTACCGCCGTTCGCTCAAGCCCTGGCAGCTCTTCGACCTCGAGACGCGGCTCATCGGCTTCGACGACCGCAGCGTCTACTGCGAGCAGCGATTCGTCGTAGATGGCGAGATCTGCGCGCAGGCGGTCGTGCGGGCGCGCTTCCTCCAGCGCACCGGCGGCACGGTCAGCATGGATGAGCTGGGCGCGGCCCTCGGCGAGGACGTGCACAGCCTGCCGGCGCCCGAGTGGGCGATCCGCTGGGCCGCCGACACGGCGCTGCCGTCGAACCGTCGGCCTGCGCCGAGCGTCTGGGCCTGA
- a CDS encoding RBBP9/YdeN family alpha/beta hydrolase: MTFPKRIVVVHGYQANTRAHWFPWLAERAAELGGRVDVVELPDPQNPVRADWDAAVADTIRGGASADAGAAVTGAEPGLWVIGHSLGSITALRWAASLPADARLGGILLVAGFGEQLDTIPELDGYLAEVPKDADIARIREVAGAIRSIHSDDDAIVPPPYSERIAARLGVQPIVVPGGGHFLDREGWLEAPEVLAALHT; encoded by the coding sequence GTGACCTTCCCGAAGCGCATCGTCGTCGTCCACGGCTACCAGGCGAACACCCGCGCCCACTGGTTCCCCTGGCTCGCGGAGCGCGCGGCCGAGCTCGGCGGGCGCGTCGACGTCGTCGAGCTGCCGGATCCGCAGAACCCGGTGCGCGCCGACTGGGATGCGGCGGTCGCCGACACGATCCGCGGCGGCGCGAGCGCGGACGCCGGCGCGGCGGTCACCGGCGCGGAGCCGGGCCTCTGGGTCATCGGCCACAGCCTCGGCTCCATCACCGCGTTGCGCTGGGCCGCGAGCCTGCCCGCCGACGCGCGCCTCGGCGGCATCCTGCTCGTCGCGGGCTTCGGCGAGCAGCTCGACACGATCCCCGAGCTCGACGGCTACCTCGCCGAGGTGCCGAAGGATGCCGACATCGCGCGCATCCGCGAGGTCGCCGGGGCGATCCGCAGCATCCACTCCGACGACGACGCGATCGTGCCGCCGCCCTACAGCGAGCGCATCGCGGCGCGCCTCGGCGTCCAGCCGATCGTCGTGCCCGGCGGCGGGCACTTCCTCGACCGCGAGGGCTGGCTCGAGGCGCCCGAGGTGTTGGCGGCCCTGCATACCTGA
- the aceA gene encoding isocitrate lyase encodes MTENSIRPGDQTQTAAELETQWKTDARWSGIQRDYSAEDVIELRGPVREQRTLAQRGAEKLWEQIQANGENPDEWTYALGALTGNQAVQQVRAGLKAIYLSGWQVAADANLSGQTYPDQSLYPANSVPAVVRRINNALLRAAQVEQGGTGPDAARDWMAPIVADAEAGFGGPLNAYELMHQMIEAGAAGVHWEDQLASEKKCGHMGGKVLVPTSQHIRTLNAARLAADVAGTPTIVIARTDSLAATLLTSDHDERDRPFLTGTRTAEGFYEVENGIGPVLARGHAYAPYADLLWVESAEPDLELARTFAESIHAEFPGKKLAYNCSPSFNWKRHLDDDTIASFQRELSAMGYAFQFITLAGFHSVNHGMFELASGYRDRQMSAYVELQEAEFAAEARGYTATKHQREVGTGYFDRVSTALNPDSATLALVGSTETAQFH; translated from the coding sequence ATGACTGAGAACAGCATCCGCCCCGGCGACCAGACCCAGACCGCGGCCGAGCTCGAGACCCAGTGGAAGACGGATGCGCGCTGGAGCGGCATCCAGCGCGACTACTCCGCCGAGGACGTCATCGAGCTGCGCGGCCCGGTGCGCGAGCAGCGCACGCTCGCCCAGCGCGGCGCCGAGAAGCTGTGGGAGCAGATCCAGGCCAACGGCGAGAATCCTGACGAGTGGACCTACGCCCTCGGCGCCCTCACCGGCAACCAGGCCGTGCAGCAGGTGCGCGCCGGGCTCAAGGCCATCTACCTCTCCGGCTGGCAGGTCGCCGCCGACGCCAACCTCAGCGGCCAGACCTACCCCGACCAGAGCCTCTACCCGGCGAACTCGGTTCCCGCCGTCGTGCGCCGCATCAACAACGCGCTGCTGCGCGCCGCGCAGGTCGAGCAGGGCGGAACCGGCCCGGATGCCGCGCGCGACTGGATGGCGCCGATCGTCGCCGACGCCGAGGCCGGCTTCGGCGGCCCGCTCAACGCCTACGAGCTCATGCACCAGATGATCGAGGCCGGCGCCGCCGGCGTGCACTGGGAGGACCAGCTCGCCAGTGAGAAGAAGTGCGGGCACATGGGCGGCAAGGTGCTCGTGCCGACGAGCCAGCACATCCGCACCCTCAATGCGGCCCGCCTCGCGGCCGACGTCGCCGGCACCCCGACGATCGTGATCGCCCGCACCGACTCGCTCGCCGCGACGCTGCTGACCAGCGACCACGACGAGCGCGACCGCCCGTTCCTCACCGGAACCCGCACCGCCGAGGGCTTCTACGAGGTCGAGAACGGCATCGGACCGGTGCTCGCCCGCGGCCACGCCTACGCGCCCTACGCCGACCTGCTCTGGGTCGAGTCGGCGGAGCCCGACCTCGAGCTCGCGCGCACCTTCGCCGAGAGCATCCACGCCGAGTTCCCCGGCAAGAAGCTCGCCTACAACTGCTCGCCCAGCTTCAACTGGAAGCGCCACCTCGACGACGACACCATCGCGAGTTTCCAGCGCGAGCTGTCGGCGATGGGCTACGCCTTCCAGTTCATCACCCTGGCCGGCTTCCACTCCGTCAACCACGGGATGTTCGAGCTCGCCTCCGGCTACCGCGACCGCCAGATGAGCGCGTACGTGGAGCTGCAGGAGGCCGAGTTCGCGGCCGAGGCTCGCGGCTACACCGCGACCAAACACCAGCGGGAGGTGGGCACCGGCTACTTCGACCGCGTCTCCACCGCCCTCAACCCCGACTCGGCCACCCTCGCCCTCGTCGGCTCCACCGAGACCGCGCAGTTCCACTGA